The Stegostoma tigrinum isolate sSteTig4 chromosome 22, sSteTig4.hap1, whole genome shotgun sequence DNA segment AAGCCAAGGACCATTTATTTCATGGTGCTAAACAACAGTTCTCCAAAACTCCAGTAACATTGCATACCTTCTGGTGTTCCCTACTTAGCATTGTTATGATAATTGCTGTTATTTTGATTATTATAAtcaattccaaaatgtgtttccTTAAAAACAGAACAGTGGCAGAATCAACAGGGCTGCTGGCATAAATTCAGTAGTTGGCTGGCAGACGTTCATGTGGGATGAATGGAATGTCACTCCTAAAGGTCTCAAAGAAACTTCACAAAGATAAAGCGTAAATTGAGATGATGAGAGGTCTGATGACTCCCACCTTCCTGTTCCCTCACCTTCACTTTTGGCTGAAAACCACCATCATTTTCATTTTCCTTCCCAAGAATACACAAAAAAAGGGTTTAAAAGAAATTATCAACAATAGCCTGTGTTATTCTTTGGCTGTTTTATTCTAGTGCCTGACTGGAATATTGTGGAAATCATAGCTTGTAAACCATGAACTTGTACACAGGAAGCAACCGTGCAACATAGGTAAAGAAATAAAGGATATTTATTACTCCAAGTGCTGCACATTAGTTACAAAAGGGACTCAGTAATAAGGAACCTCAATCAGGTGACAAAACCAAAAACCTTGAAGATCAACTGTACAATTATAAGCAAATTGAAACGtggaaactaggagcaggagtaagccattcagcctttcaaacttGTTCtatcatttgatatgatcatggctgatcctctgtcATAATGCCATATTCCCAATTTCTCTTTATACCCCTTGATGCCCTTAAAGTCTAATATTATATCCATCTATTACTTGAATATATTTACacacttggcctccacagcaaaGAAATTTCAACAGGTTCACTGCCTTTTGAGTGAAGaacattttcctcatctcagtgctaaatgaTCTACCTCCTATCCTcggactgtgacccctggttccagACTCCTCAACCAGGGGAACGTCCTCCTTGTATCtcgtctgtccagccctgttctaatgttatatgtttcaatcagatcttctCTCATCCTACATTCTAGTAAATGCAGACCCAGCCAAAACAATATCTCCTCATAGAACAACCCGGCCATCTCTGGTATTAGTCTCATGAGCTCCATTTCCTCTGTTACAAGTATATCCCTTCTTGGGCAGGAaaaccaaaactgcccacaatactccagatgtggtctcatcaagaaACTGTATAGCTGCAGAAAGATGTCCCTACTTCTAAacacaaaatatcttgcaatgaaagccaatataccatttgccttcttaattgcttgctaCATCTGCCTGTACATTGTACATTGCCAATGTCAGCATTACGAGCGCAATCCGGTAATGGCAGCAATGTTCTTTCATTTACTCTTCATGAACAAATCAGAGATTGatccagataatctatttttttcttttcaacttAATGGACCGacctcttatttctaatctgtatCGATGTGTGTTATGTTAGTATTTTTTCTTGTGTGTCTTAATTAATCAAGCCACTCTCATTATTCATTCAAGAAAGCCTGCTTAACTTGAATCCTTTTCAAAGGTAAGCCCATAGGGTCAGGGAGAAAGGTATCAACAAGAGAAgaactattttgaaactaatttGGCTATAATTGACAGAACGGTTGAGTAAATAAAGGAGGCAACACTTTACCCTTCTCATCCACAAGCTTAACAGTTTAGAGTGTGCTGGCTAGAACCGGATTAAAGAGGGGAGCTTTACCCAGGGTCTGGACACGACACGACCAGTGGTCACCACTACACTTGGAGTGCACGAGTTTGCAGATACAATAAGCTTTAATAGGAATTTATGAAACTTTACATATGACATCAAGCAATCTAACTCATGTGAGAACTGTTTCACCTTATATGAGCTAAGAATATATAACTAATACTTGGGGTGAATTGCAGCAAAAGCTGGttgaatttcttttaaatggaTGGTTGGCCGCAGCTTACTCTGTTTCAGTGACATTGAGGTTATTACTTTGTGTTGTTCTAAGCACTTACCTCCTGCTGTGTGGCACCTTACAGAAAAAATGAGACCTCACATGATGCCATTGGGCAACAAAATCCAGGTCCCCAAGGTCCTTCCATCTGCTGCGTTTAGTGGGGAAATGTCATGTCATTAATTCAGGTGAACTTTTGTTCACCCTAAGTCCTTTTACTTAATAGGGAACTGAGTGAAAGGTAGAAAGAAACTGTCACCTGTCGGTACGACGATTTGTGTCAACTCAAAATGCTACACTTTTGTTTCTGGTGGGACTTGAGCAACATTGATGTTTAAATTAAAAATACAGAGACCTATGCAACATCAGTTTGTAAACTGTTTACGGTGGGCGATATAAATTGGAACACTGTTGAATTAAATCCGCTCAGCAAGTGTCCGGATAATTTGTGCATTACTTATTTTTCCTGGTGATGCCTTTCTTTAAAACATCTCTCTGTGCTGATCAAGTCATCTCTGAAGCATCCAGCCGCAGAACAGTAAAAGTTTCCTGGGCCTCAATGCTAATGTTTCTTCCTGCCTCACCTCATTGTCTCTAGAAAGGGTGAAGCCAGGCAGAAGCTAATGTGCATTATCACCACAAAGAAGAGGGGATCCAAGGAAAATGGAGCAACATTTGTTTCGTTGAAGATTTATGAGGCAGGTGAAATCGGGCTGAATTGCCCAGTTTCTCTCGGTTGTGTTAAAGAGAAGGCTTTTCTGTTAATGACAGAAAGGAGAGAAAGTCGTCAAGATTTTAACTGGAGATGGCCTAATCAAACCTTCGTCAACTAATAAATGTTCATTCTCCCATGGAAATACAGTTCAAATTGGTCAATCCTGTAGGATACTAAGCATGCAACAAGCTATAGCATAATGAAACTGTTAAAATATTTGAATGGGTTATATAAAGTTATTTGTTTTAGGATTCAAGCCTGGTCACATGAAAAACAAGATGCCTTTAAGGAGAAATGTAAAAAATATCACAACCAGGCTCTGGTACTTTCCACAGGAGAAGACTGGAAACAATGCTTGTACAGAGTTACGAACGTTTATTGACAAAACTATTTCCAAGGTCAGCAGGATTCCAGAACTTTCTTTCCTCAGGTCCCAGTTCCATGCCTAACATCACTAAAGCTGCATGGCAGCTATTAACATAATAGCTAATAACCCACTGTCTGAAAAAAAGTTTACTATAATTTCAAAAAAGTCATGCTTTTGCCATCCAGGGCAAATAATTCCAAAAGTTACGTTTCATGTATCAGATTCCTTACATCCTAAATGCCAGACTGGGACTGGTGGTTTCTATTGGTTATAGAGCgacactggagttcagaaaaatgctAGCACCACGGATTCAATTCCTGTTTCAATTGTAGTAAACTTAGGGTCTGCCTCCTCGCTCTGCCTGAGAGTGGAAGGACATGGCCAAGTATCACAGATAGAAACTGCCAAGATGTCAGCTCAGGGTGATACATCTATAGGCAATCAGCATCGGAGCTGCCTGTGGTCAGTGTAACACTGGGCTGCCTGCATTTGAGATGCAAACCCTTCAAAGCAAAAATGACACCTTCACAAACCAACAGTGAAAGGCAATGCCCAACGATTGGCAGAAATCTCTGGCGGCGAATACATCAAACATTTGTTAAATTGGTCATTTTGCATGTCTTAGGTGTCTTTATTACGGTTAAAAGGCTGGATTTTAATGGGCCTGACAAGGGTCTCAGCCTTTGGATGGAGGACAGGTGGGTTACCCAGACAGTACCTTAGGGGATACCTGGCAGTATTACATGCCCTTTGGATGAGTGGCAGACCTTCTCcagatttcaagaccagggtAGGAGAAGTGCCAACTGAGCTGCTGCCAATGAAATGCCGATTCACCCTTGTTCTCCTCAGCACAGGCAGAACCTTGAGACCATAGGGAATAGAAAGATGAGTAGGCCTTaggcctgctgcaccattcaataggatcagcATTCTGACATTCCTTATGTCTATTTTCCTACTCTTTTCCCCTAAGCCTTGATTCTACTACGAATCATGAATTTACTCATCCCAGCATTGAATATATACAAAGTATCTGCCCCCACTGTTCTCTCTTTAAAGGAATTCCAAAGGCacttaccctctgagagaagaaattcctccccatttcagctcctttattctgcaactgtgtcctctggtcctcgaCTGtgtcacaaggggaaacaatctttcagcatttaccctgtcaaaccccttaagaatccgatGTGGTTCAATAatatcacctctcaatcttctaaactccaatgagtactaTCAGGCAAACATCCAAGAGAGCTCCAATTCTTGCAATGGACAGGAGAAATCTAGGATCGGAAATCCCTGCAGAAGTAGCTTTCTGTATTTGTGCTATTAGGGAAACCTTTGAAGAATCAGGGATTCTACTTGTGAAGCCAAATGCCTCTGAAACATGTTTGAGCAGCCAAGGGGCCATAAAGCTTACACAGTAAGAAAAAAGAACTTATACATTGGAGGCCGCTCGTGCggaaaaatgcagcaaattttATAAAACTTTGCAAACAGCTGGACTGTATACCAAATATTTGGGCATTGAAGGAGTGGAGTAATTGGTTAAACCCTACTTATATGGAGGGAAAACGTTTTGACACTGCATTCTTCATCTGTTGTTTGCAAGAGATTCCTTTCACAATGCAAGATGGCTATGAAACCGTTTCCTACAACTGGATGTCCCCACCTGATTTTATTGAGGGCTACAATTCAGAGAAATTTTACATTCCTTCCCCACAGTGGTATGAACTGGGCAGACTCTGCCGATTACCCCATTTCCAAGATCTGCAGAGGTTTTGCCATTATCGGGCATTGGAAGGCTGTGAGCGATGGCTCCCAATCCGTCTCCTCGCTTCTGATGGCTATGCAATTTTGTATCCTGGTGATGAACTTTATCCAGAGGATCCTGATTACATCAGCAAAAAGGAAATTAACATCACTTCCTCGAAAACTCTGGAACAACTGAGGTTTGAGGTTCCCAAACT contains these protein-coding regions:
- the LOC125463456 gene encoding LOW QUALITY PROTEIN: acyl-coenzyme A diphosphatase NUDT19-like (The sequence of the model RefSeq protein was modified relative to this genomic sequence to represent the inferred CDS: inserted 2 bases in 1 codon) gives rise to the protein MSTIRQTSKRAPILAMDRRNLGSEIPAEVAFCICAIRETFEESGILLVKPNASETCLSSQGAIKLTQXKKKELIHWRPLVRKNAANFIKLCKQLDCIPNIWALKEWSNWLNPTYMEGKRFDTAFFICCLQEIPFTMQDGYETVSYNWMSPPDFIEGYNSEKFYIPSPQWYELGRLCRLPHFQDLQRFCHYRALEGCERWLPIRLLASDGYAILYPGDELYPEDPDYISKKEINITSSKTLEQLRFEVPKLHRLELRDPHDIMLYVNSEPRYKHLHPLTMGSCQNCHL